From one Candidatus Rokuibacteriota bacterium genomic stretch:
- a CDS encoding exodeoxyribonuclease VII small subunit, whose product MTDFKFEDALARLEQIVSTLEAGNLSLEESLKAFEEGVALARRCAKYLEEAERRIELLTRDESGLLKAQPFGLEGEESGQ is encoded by the coding sequence ATGACCGACTTCAAGTTTGAAGACGCCCTCGCCCGCCTGGAGCAGATCGTCAGCACCCTCGAGGCGGGCAACCTCTCCCTCGAAGAGTCGCTGAAGGCCTTCGAGGAGGGCGTCGCGCTCGCCCGCCGCTGCGCCAAGTACCTGGAGGAGGCCGAGCGCCGGATCGAGCTCCTGACGCGGGACGAGTCCGGCCTGCTCAAGGCTCAGCCGTTCGGGCTGGAAGGGGAGGAGAGCGGGCAGTGA
- a CDS encoding YgiT-type zinc finger protein: MKCSIKDCSGEYEERKIVHTVRHHGHVVVIDGVPAEVCSVCGDVLLQPDTVRRIEAILREPGKPDRTAPVYEYAS; this comes from the coding sequence TTGAAGTGTTCGATCAAGGATTGCTCGGGAGAGTACGAGGAAAGGAAGATCGTCCACACTGTCCGACATCATGGGCATGTCGTAGTCATCGATGGTGTTCCGGCAGAGGTGTGTTCGGTGTGCGGAGATGTCTTGCTGCAGCCCGATACGGTCAGACGGATCGAGGCAATCTTGCGTGAACCCGGCAAGCCGGACCGAACGGCACCGGTATATGAGTACGCTTCATAG
- a CDS encoding exodeoxyribonuclease VII large subunit: MSDQRPVWTVSELTARIKELLEERFPACWVEGEISNLRVAASGHAYFTLKDESAQIKAVLFRNRSRRVRFEVEDGLHVLAFGSLEVYAARGEYQLVVELLEPKGLGALQLAFEQLKARLAAEGLFAPARKRQLPRFPRKIGIVTSPTGAAVRDILKILGRRFADLHLLIAPVRVQGEGAAGEIVQALADLNYVGDLEVIIVARGGGSLEDLWAFNEEAVARAIAASKVPVVSAVGHETDFTIADFVADVRAPTPSAAAELVVEEKAAVVAQLLDLRGRLIRSVRQRLDRHRAGVEGLARRRVLTDPARPLRDRQRRVDELVPRLVAGLGACGRRVRQRFLLVTTTLRSQTPLTRVADGARFLRQLDGRLRLGVRHSVESSRHRLGSAVGQLDSLSPLSVLRRGYSLTRLPSGEIVRSGRQVERGSPIEVLLREGTLDCLVQEVRERDDRLQV; encoded by the coding sequence ATGAGTGACCAGCGACCGGTCTGGACCGTCTCCGAGCTGACCGCCCGGATCAAGGAGCTGCTCGAGGAGCGCTTCCCCGCCTGCTGGGTCGAGGGGGAGATCTCGAACCTTCGCGTCGCCGCCTCGGGCCACGCCTACTTCACCCTCAAGGACGAGTCCGCCCAGATCAAGGCCGTCCTCTTCCGCAACCGGTCGCGGCGCGTGCGCTTCGAGGTGGAGGACGGGCTCCACGTCCTGGCCTTCGGCAGCCTCGAGGTCTACGCGGCCAGGGGAGAGTATCAGCTCGTTGTGGAGCTGCTCGAGCCCAAGGGGCTCGGGGCGCTGCAGCTCGCCTTCGAGCAGCTCAAGGCGCGTCTCGCCGCCGAGGGGCTCTTCGCCCCGGCGCGCAAGCGCCAGCTCCCGCGCTTCCCCCGCAAGATCGGGATCGTCACGTCGCCGACCGGCGCTGCGGTGCGCGACATCCTCAAGATCCTGGGTCGCCGCTTCGCCGACCTTCACCTCCTGATCGCGCCGGTGCGCGTGCAGGGTGAGGGCGCGGCCGGCGAGATCGTCCAGGCGCTGGCGGACCTCAACTACGTCGGGGACCTCGAGGTGATCATCGTCGCGCGCGGGGGCGGTTCGCTCGAGGACCTCTGGGCGTTCAACGAGGAGGCGGTGGCCAGGGCCATCGCGGCCTCCAAGGTGCCGGTCGTCTCGGCGGTCGGGCACGAGACCGACTTCACGATCGCCGACTTCGTCGCCGACGTCCGGGCCCCGACGCCGTCGGCGGCGGCCGAGCTGGTGGTCGAGGAAAAGGCCGCCGTGGTCGCCCAACTGCTCGACCTCCGCGGGCGTCTCATCCGCTCGGTGCGCCAGCGGCTCGATCGGCACCGGGCGGGGGTTGAGGGGCTGGCCCGCCGGCGCGTCCTGACGGATCCGGCGCGCCCGCTCCGCGACCGCCAGCGCCGGGTCGACGAGCTGGTCCCGCGCCTGGTCGCGGGGCTCGGGGCGTGCGGGAGGCGCGTGCGCCAGCGCTTTCTGCTCGTGACGACGACCTTGCGCTCGCAGACTCCGTTGACGCGAGTCGCCGACGGCGCCCGCTTCCTCCGCCAGCTCGACGGGCGGCTGCGGCTCGGAGTCCGCCACAGCGTCGAGAGCTCGCGCCATCGGCTGGGGAGCGCCGTCGGTCAGCTCGACAGCCTCTCCCCGCTCTCGGTCCTCCGGCGGGGATACAGCCTGACCCGGCTCCCGTCGGGCGAGATCGTCCGGTCGGGGCGCCAGGTCGAGCGGGGGAGCCCGATCGAGGTCTTGCTCCGGGAGGGGACACTGGACTGCCTGGTTCAGGAGGTGCGGGAGCGCGATGACCGACTTCAAGTTTGA